Within Metabacillus sp. KUDC1714, the genomic segment GAGCTGTTGGGGACAATCAAAATATGATCACAAGCTTTTCAGCGAATACAGATATGCTGAAAATTGTTGGTCTAGGCCTTTCAAACGCACTTGTTGCATTTTCTGGTGCTTTTATTGCTCAGTACAATGGATTTAGTGATGTTGGAATGGGGATTGGGATGATCGTAATTGGTTTAGCTTCAGTTATTATCGGTGAAGCATTGGTTGGTACAAAAACGATTGTACGTGCGACGATAGCTGTTATTATCGGAGCAGTTATTTACCGTTTAATCGTGGCAATGGCGTTGCGAATTAACTTCTTTGAAACCGGTGATATGAAGCTAATTACAGCATGTATTGTAATGGGTGCTCTCGTCATTCCACAACTTATTGATAAGCAAAAGGATAAACGTAAAAAAAGCTTACGCAGAAAGAGGGGTGTAGGCATTGCTACAACTAAAGCAAATTTATAAGGTGTTTAATGAAGGCTCTGTTGATGAGAAAGTGGCATTAGGTCATTTGTCATTATCATTAAATGAAGGTGATTTTGTTACAGTTATAGGAAGTAATGGTGCGGGAAAATCAACTTTACTCAATGTTATTGCTGGACGAATAACCCCAGATGATGGAGATGTCCTCATCAAGGATAAATCAATGATTGATGTTCGTGAGTATAAACGTTCAAGATACATCGGCCGTGTTTTTCAAGATCCAATGGCTGGTACGGCACCTACACTTACAATTGAAGAGAATCTAGCGATTGCTTATTCTCGTGTACACAAACGTACATTAAGGCCTGGTGTTTCATCCAAGCGACGAGTGTTTTTTAAGGAACAGTTAGAACTACTTGGTTTAGGTCTTGAAAATCGATTATCAGCAAAGGTTGGTTTACTGTCTGGTGGGGAGCGGCAAGCTCTTTCATTATTAATGGCGACCTTCACCAAGCCTGATATTTTGCTGTTAGATGAACATACAGCAGCACTTGATCCATCACGAGCTGAGTTGATTACAAACCTAACGAAAAAGCTTGTTGATAATGGAAATCTAACGACATTAATGATTACCCATAATATGCAGCAAGCAGTTGACCTAGGAAATCGACTAATCATGATGGATAAAGGAAATATTGTTTTTGAAGCAGAGGGGAAAGAAAAGCAGGGATTAACAGTTAAATCTCTGTTAGAAGAATTCTCTAAAATTAAGACTGATAGCTCTTTATCTGATAAGGCGTTACTCATATAAAAAAGCCTGCCCCAACATCAACATCAAAGTGATTGGGGGCAGGATTTTTTTTCGTTTAGAAAATTAATAAAATTCTAGTACTAAGGATAAGCGCTTTGACATCTAGCTCCAGCGCCCAGCGACTAATGAACTTCACACTCCTTATACGCTAAGTCAACATCGAACGCTCGTGCTCTTCGTGTTTCCTTTGCCACACATTAACGGGCAGTAAATGAAAATAACTGCCCGTAAAGGTCCGATAAGTCTCACTATCCATCAGATAACCCACTGATGGAAGTCTCGCTTTATCTCATACGGAGTGCTCTTTTTTCTACGTCGCTAAACGGGCGCTTGCGCTTTTGTACCTTACCTAAATAAACTAACATCCTTCACACCAAACAAAGCTTCCTCATCAGCGATTATCGTTGCATTTGGATGTTGTTTTAATATAGAGGCTGGAAAGCTTTCAGTTACGTCTCCATTTAGAAGCTTAACCATGGCATCTTGTTTCGCTTTACCGGATGCTAAAAGCAAGATCTCTTTACTTTTATAGATTGATTGAATTCCCATCGTAATAGCTTGTGTTGGAACTTCTTCTATACTTGTAAAGTAACGAGCATTTGCTTCTCTTGTTGATTGAGTTAAGCCCACAACATGTGTTTTTGATTGAAAGGAGGTTCCAGGCTCATTAAATCCTATATGCCCGTTACTACCAATTCCTAATAGCTGTAAATCAATACCGCCATGTTGATGGATCTTGTTTTCATATTCTTCACATTCAGACTGTAAATTAGTGTTCATTCCACTTGGGATATTTATTTGCTGAAGAGAGATATTGATATGCTTAAACAGATTTTCATACATATAGCGATAATAGCTATTTGGATCATCCTTCGATAAACCAATATATTCATCTAAATTAAAGCTAGTGACCTGTGCGTATGAAGTACCGTTTTTCTTATAATCTTCAATTAAGTGTTGATAAACTCCTTGTGGTGTACCTCCAGTCGCTAGACCTAATGTTAATTTGGAAGTATTTTTTAACATATTAATGATATATTGTGCAGCTGCAAGACTCATTTCTTGATAATTTTTAACTTCAATTATTTTCATTAGTGTCAACTCCAGTGTAAAAGATAAGGGGACAGTCCCCGGTAAAGGTAAAGTGAAAACATCACATTTGCTTTGAATAGGCGATTTTCCCTTTACACATAGTCATAAAAACATCCATTTGATCATCAAGGACAACGATATCCGCATCTTTACCAATCGATATGCTTCCTTTTCGGTCAAAGACCTTTAAATGCTTTGCAGGATTTTCAGACGCCATTTTAATGGCGCTTTTAATATCACAGCCTGCATATTCCTGTATGTTTTTAAAGGCATCTTTCATTTTCAATACACTGCCGGCTAGAGTGTTTTCATCTAGTAATGCATGGTCATCCTTCACTGTTACCATTTGACCACCTAAATCATATACCCCATTTTTAAGCCATTTTGCTCTCATAGAGTCTGTAATCAAAATCATTCGTTCGTCGGTAATTTGATTAAAGGCAAGGTCAACGATTTCAGGACGAACATGAATCCCATCAACAATTATTTCAACCATTAATTCATTTCTTAAAAATGCAGCACCTACTATTCCAGGATCTCGATGGTGAAGACCTGTCATTTGGTTGAAAAGATGGGTAACATGATTAAGTCCATTTTCGATCGCCTCTAAAACTTGATCATATGTTGCTTGAGAATGTGCGATAGAGCCAATAATTCCTTGATTCTTTAAATATTGGAGCACCTCACCACCTCCTGGAAGTTCAGGAGCAAGCGTAACAAGCTTAATATGGTTATTAGACAATTCTTTCCATAATTTAAAGGTTTCTA encodes:
- the nagB gene encoding glucosamine-6-phosphate deaminase; translation: MKIIEVKNYQEMSLAAAQYIINMLKNTSKLTLGLATGGTPQGVYQHLIEDYKKNGTSYAQVTSFNLDEYIGLSKDDPNSYYRYMYENLFKHINISLQQINIPSGMNTNLQSECEEYENKIHQHGGIDLQLLGIGSNGHIGFNEPGTSFQSKTHVVGLTQSTREANARYFTSIEEVPTQAITMGIQSIYKSKEILLLASGKAKQDAMVKLLNGDVTESFPASILKQHPNATIIADEEALFGVKDVSLFR
- the nagA gene encoding N-acetylglucosamine-6-phosphate deacetylase; the encoded protein is MNSSSKKVMLQHGTTYAENQVIKNSYIKIDDGRITEIGPTNDLSDSSDYQIINIPDGFSIIPGMIDIHIHGANGADTMDATQEALDIMSSTLPREGTTSFLATTMTEDPSAIANALRNAGEYIDSFQSEGNAEILGIHLEGPFIHKDKAGAQPIHHILDPNLETFKLWKELSNNHIKLVTLAPELPGGGEVLQYLKNQGIIGSIAHSQATYDQVLEAIENGLNHVTHLFNQMTGLHHRDPGIVGAAFLRNELMVEIIVDGIHVRPEIVDLAFNQITDERMILITDSMRAKWLKNGVYDLGGQMVTVKDDHALLDENTLAGSVLKMKDAFKNIQEYAGCDIKSAIKMASENPAKHLKVFDRKGSISIGKDADIVVLDDQMDVFMTMCKGKIAYSKQM
- a CDS encoding ABC transporter ATP-binding protein — its product is MLQLKQIYKVFNEGSVDEKVALGHLSLSLNEGDFVTVIGSNGAGKSTLLNVIAGRITPDDGDVLIKDKSMIDVREYKRSRYIGRVFQDPMAGTAPTLTIEENLAIAYSRVHKRTLRPGVSSKRRVFFKEQLELLGLGLENRLSAKVGLLSGGERQALSLLMATFTKPDILLLDEHTAALDPSRAELITNLTKKLVDNGNLTTLMITHNMQQAVDLGNRLIMMDKGNIVFEAEGKEKQGLTVKSLLEEFSKIKTDSSLSDKALLI